In Trueperaceae bacterium, the genomic stretch TCCCCGTGCGCGTCATCCCAGGTGGCGTCAACGTCGATGATGACGCGGCCTACGTGCTTGCCCAGGCGGCGCTGGTGGCGCTTAAGCACCGCGTCACTGAAGGCTCGACTGGCGGCCTTGACCCGCGCCTCATCGAAGGCATTCTCGAGGCGCGAGATGGTCGGCTGCGACGCCAGCTCACCGCCGGTCCCTGGGCACCTGCCGAGAAGCAACTGGTGCGTCGGGTCACGCCGCAGCCGGGCCGCGTCGTTGGCGTCCTCGTACCCGTTCCCGATACCGAATACGCGCTGTTGGACGACGCTCAACAGCGAGTGCCTGACCTTGCCTGCCGCCCTCGAGTCCGGCAACGCGCCCGCCACCGCCCTCGTCAACCCCAACCGGACATCCGCCAGCTTCAACAAGAGCGCCCCACCATCAGAGCTGCTGGCGGGCTGGTCGAACACCGCCAGAACCGGCTTCACGAACCCACCCTCGAACAGCACAGACTGCGAAGTGGTAGTCTCTCTCACAAGAAGGCCTCCGAATGCTAGAAAGTGCGTCTGGTACACCCTTTCTACCATATCGAAGGCCTTCTCTCCTTACCCACTCATGAATAATCCGCGCTAGAGGCGTGAAATACAGGGAGATCGTGCGCGACATCGCGCTCGACAACTACGGTTTCGTGACCACTAGCGAGGCCGCCGAGGCCGGCGTGCCGGCCGTCGAGCTCCCCAAGCTGGCCGCGCGGGGTGGGCTCGAGAACGTGGCGTACGGCCTGTACCGGGTGACGGACATGCCGGCGACGGTCTTCGACCAGTTCGCTGAAGCGCTCCTGCGCGTGGGAAAGGGGGCGTACCTCTACGGCGAGTCGGTGCTG encodes the following:
- a CDS encoding transposase, encoding MYQTHFLAFGGLLVRETTTSQSVLFEGGFVKPVLAVFDQPASSSDGGALLLKLADVRLGLTRAVAGALPDSRAAGKVRHSLLSVVQQRVFGIGNGYEDANDAARLRRDPTHQLLLGRCPGTGGELASQPTISRLENAFDEARVKAASRAFSDAVLKRHQRRLGKHVGRVIIDVDATWDDAHG